In Acetonema longum DSM 6540, the genomic stretch CGGTGTAATGAAAGGACCGCGTGTTGTTGCCAGTGGCCTTGGTTTCTGTGCAACCTGTAGTCACGGCGACTCGCATAAGGTATCCATTGAACAAAACAAGGCAGCACATCCATGGGGAGAGTGTGTTGACAGCCCCTGGGATTTACGGAAAGCTGTCAGAAGACGGCTTCGTGAAAATCCTGATGCCATTAAGATTTGGGCTACCGGCGGTGGAATCTGGCGATGGGAAACGGCTATGGATCAGCACTATACCATGGAAGAAGTGCAGGCGGTAGTCGATGAATGCAACATGAGGCATATTCCGGTATGGTCTCATTGCTTTGGCAGTGCGCTTAATTCGGCTAAGGCAGGTGTCAGCCTGATTATTCATGGACAATCGCTCGATGACGAGACGCTGGACATTATGGCTGAAAAGAATATTGGCTTCTGTCCGACTATCAGCTTCATGCCTGCATGGTTTAAGACGTTCCCGCCTGTGTATGATCCGGCACTTCATGACAAGTATTCGGGGGAGACTGTCACCGAGAAAGAACTAAATCGTATCTATGAAAATTTGCGAAAAGCCAATGAAAAAGGAATTTTGCTCACAATTGGGTCTGATTCATTCAATTCGCAGATGACGCCATATGGCGATACCGCTGTCGGAGAATTGTATGCGTTTGTTGAAAAAGCCGGTATTAGCGAAATGGATGCTATTACTGCGGCTACCATAAATGGCGCGAAAGTATTGTTGGTTGATCATATCACAGGATCTCTGGAAGCGGGAAAAAGTGCAGACTTACTTGTTATTAATGGGAATCCCCTAGAAAATATCAGGGCAATTGCTGTCAATAATATGGAAATCATTATGAAAGAAGGCGACTTCATAAAGCGTAATGCGTAAATGCTGAAGATTAGCTGGCAATGCAGCATTACAACGGTAGTACAGACCGCCATATACTAATATGTTGATGTGTGCTCCGGTTCGAGCTTGGCCGCTTAGTTATGGCTGCAATGCCGGCGTGACCGTTCGTTCCGGAGCATGCTGAAGACGCTAATACCGTGTGGTGGCAGCCGGCAGAATAATGAAGCTGTCAAAGTTGTTTATATAAATTTTCTAAGAGAATAATTATTTGAAAATTTTTAAATATCGGTAAATTCTTACCACACCTCTCTCCGTCAACAACTAACGATTACAACGTTAGAGGCGAAGAACTGGAGAAGTTGTGCTGCCTGTTTAGTGCTTTCACCCGGCCGCACAAGCTGTTGAAAGGTGTCAGGACAGTTTCTATAAATGTGTCCGGTTATGAATAGAATTCAAAAATCATTGTTGTTGGCCGGCTGTGAATATTTGCAACTACTATAATAAAAAGGAAAGGTGAAAATCATGTCTATCGAATTTATCAGCAGCCCCGAGCTGCCAAAGGCTGTTGGCCCCTATTCCTATGGCACGAAGTACGGTAATATTATCCTGACCTCCGGGCAGATCGCCATGGACCCTAAGACCGGCGAGATGGTAACGGAAATAAAGGCTGCGACGAAAATGGTGCTCGGCAATCTGCTGTCCGTCGTCGTAGCCGGTGGCGGAAGGCTGGATACCATTGCCAGGGTGGACGTATATCTGAAAGACCTCAAAGACTTTAACGCTTTCAACGATGCCTATGCCGAGTTTTTCGGCAGCCACAAACCCGCCCGCGTCACGGTACAGGCCGGAGATCTGGCCGAGGGGGCCACGGTAGAGGCGGCTGTTACTGCTTTCGCGATAATGTAAAGCCCATATGCGGCACCGGCCGCAGGCGCCGTATATGGTGTTTTACGGAAAAATAGAGGAGGGAATACTATGGAGAAGGAGTCAAAGAAAAAAGACTCATGGAAAACGCAGATGAACTGGGCTAGTTTTGGGATGTCCAGTGGTTTCCTATTCTCTTTTATCATAGCCTGTCTGATAAACAGGGATGTCACCTATAGTATAGTAAAGGTCTGTTTCGACTTCGTCGCCGGATATTTCGGCGGATTACTTCAAGTAATGCTGGTGGTATTCTGGATTATAGTCATGATGATTGCACTTTCCAAATGTGGAAAGATACGCATTGGAGGCAAGAATGCCAAGAAGGCTGTGTCGACCTTCAGCTGGTATTCGATCATTATCATGACCATGACTGCTGCCGGCGGCATGTTCTGGGCCGGAGCGGAACCGTTTGTACATTTTATGTCTTTGCCTGCGCATTTCCCAGGCATCCAGTCCGGAACCAGTGAAGCCGTGAACTATGCGATGGCCCAGAGCTTCCTGCACTGGGGCGTTCTGGTGTGGGGAGCGTCCGCATTCTGTATTCCCCTGCTGGTCTATGCCAAAGAGATAAAGAACCTGCCCATGCGCCCGAGTTCCATGCTCTATCCCGTGCTGGGTGAAAAAGGCGTCCGGGGTGTGCCCGGCAAGGTGCTGGACGGCCTGGCTCTTATCGGCGTCGCGGCCGGCACTGTAGGGCCCACCGGCTTTATTGGCCTGCAACTATCTTTTGTGCTCCATGATCTATGGGGCGTGCCCGATACTGTCGCCACCCAAATGATCGTCATCGCGGTGGCCATGGTGCTGTTCATCTTCAGCGCCTGTACCGGATTGCACAAGGGCATGGATTACCTGGCCAAAGCTACCGTCTACCTCACCGTGGTGCTGGGGGCGGCCATGATGATCTTCGGAAGAGGGCTGTTCTCTGTCGATTCTTTCATAACCGGCTATGGCATCTATATAACCGATTTTTTCAAGATGGCTTTCTCCCGCGCTGACATCTCCTGGGTAAGCATCTGGACTGTTTTCTATGAGGCCTGGTTTCTCAGCTTCGGACCCTCCATGGCCGTGCTTGTCATAACCCTTTCCAAGGGACGCACCCTGCGGGAGGTGCTTATCGGCATTGCTGTCATGTGTCCCCTCTTCACAAACTTCTGGTTTGCTATTCTGGGCAGCCCGACCATAGCAGTTGAGATACAGAATCCCGGAGTCATCTCTGCCGCCTTCAATAATTTCGGAGTACCTTCCGTGCTTTTCACCATGCTGCATCATATCCCTCTGTCTTCCATCTGGATACCGATAGCCATAGCCCTTGTGGCTCTTCACTTGGTTGATACCGGTGCCGGCGTAGCTTACAGTATGTCCACGCAGGTCACCAACATGGATGTTCCGTATGTCTGGGTGCGGGCCATGTTCTGTGTTTTGCTGGCTGCAGTGGCGGCCCTTCTGGTGTGGATAGGTGACGACAACGCCATGAACACATTGCAAAGCTTCATGGTAATAGGGGGGCTGCCGATGCTCATCTTCTATATAATTTTGATACCTGGCGTGTACAAGGCGGCCAAGGGACTGTATCGTAGCAAGAAGCACAGGTTGGACCCTGACGACGACTTTATTGAGGAAGAACCCGTGGAGACTGTGCTTGCTGCAGCGGCTGAGGCGAGCCCTGCGGACAACCAGACCCTGTGACCTCCAAGACGGCTTGGTAACACTAAAACGGTAGGATAATGACGAGACTGTTTTTCGCAACCCAAAGCGGAGGCGGTCGGCATACCGGAAGTATGCCGACTGACGACAACAAAGGGTTGCGAAAAATAGACCGTCAGTATTCACTGGATTAGCCTTGATAAGGTACTAGTGAAGATCAGCGAAACCGCTGATAAATATAAAGGAAAGATAAAAGAGTTGGATTTAAATCCTGTGCTTGTTACCGAGAACGGAGTTTCCATTGCAGATGCGTTATTAGTCAAATATGTTTAAGGAGGCGAAACGGTTGAAAAAGGTTGCTTTTAAAGGTGGTCTATTAATTGATGGCAAGGACCCACCTGCGCTTATACAAAAACTTGCGAAAAGCCAATGAAAAAGGAATCTTGTTCACAATTGGGTCTGATTCATTCAATTCGCAGATGACGCCATATGGCGATACCGCTGTCGGAGAGCTGTGTGCGTTTGTTGAAAAAGCCGGTATTAGCGAAATGGATGCTATTACTGCGTCTACCATAAATCGCGCTAAAGTATTGTTGTGGGAATCCCCCTGAAAAATATCAGGGCAATTGCTGTCAATAATATGGAAATCATTATGAAAGAAGGCGACTTCATAAAGCGTAATGCATAAATGCTGAAGATTAGCTAACAAATGTAGCATTACAACGGTAATATACAGGTTGGTATATGCTTGTGAGCAGTCTGTATGGAGAATGTACCAATAAGATGGATGGCTGGCAAAGGCTGAAGAGATTTCATGCTCCGGTTCGAATTGCCATTTGTTAAGTTGTGTTAGACTAAAATGCTTTACCATGTAGATATCTGGGATATTCAAATCAGCTATCGGGATTGATCAGGCTTGGCTAGGATAGTGTTATTTAGCCAATCTCCGTCCGGTTGCTTATACCTGCTTGTGATCGTTGATATGCTATATTATGTAATAGACAACGAAAGGAGGTGAACTCATATCTCTGGAGATTCTTAAAAGCGCGGGTTCCCCGCAGGCAATTGGTCCATATTCCCATGGCACGAAATACGGTGACAGTATCATCACTTCAGGTCAGATTCCTCTGGACCCGAAAACAAATGAAATGATAACAGAAATCAAACAGGCGACGCAAATTGTTCTTAGTAATCTGCTCTCGACCGTGAAAGCTGGCGGCGGCAGACTGAATGCAGTAGCCAAAGTTGATGTGTTTGTGAAAAGCCTTGATGATTTTGCAGTAATCAACGAGGCTTATTCTGCATTCTTTAGAGGTCACAAACCTGCCCGCGTGTTGGTAGAGGCGGGAAATATCCCTGCTGATGCCCTGCTGGAAGCCGCTATGATTACTTTTGCAGCCAACGGCAATCGACAAAGTCTCCAGGCAAAAAAGAAAAATCGTACAGTAACAGCAAGAATGTGGTTTAGAAGGCAATATCTAATACTAATGTACGGGGAGGAAGAGACATGAGCTTCAAAAGAATATTCCACGCAGTGGAAACCCACTCAGGGGAACCTATGAGGGTAGTTACCGGCGGCGTGCCCAATATTCCAGGAAATACGGTTTATGAGCAGATGAAGTGGCTTGAAAAAAATGATGACCAGGTGCGCATGCTGATGCTGCGCGAGCCAAGAGGCTATCCGCCGCTGTGCTGTAACCTGATTGTGCCGCCTAAACACCCGGATGCTGCCGCAGGTTACATTATTATGGAGCAAGTGGAATACCCTGTCATGAGCGGGGGAAATACCATTTCCGTAGCGACAGTTCTACTGGAAACCGGTATGATCCCGATGCAGGAGCCGGTTACCGAGTTTCAACTTGAGGCTCCTGCCGGCTTGATTGGGATTAAAGCCGAGTGCCATAATGGCAAAGTTACACAAGTAACATTTAAAAATGTGCCTGCTTTTGCTCCTTATATTGATACTGTGATTGATGTGCCTGAACTTGGTAAAGTAACAGTCGATGTTGGCTGGGGCGGTATGTTCTACGTTATCGCCGATATACGGCAATTTGACTGGGTGAAGCTGGTGCCGGAACAGGGTCGGGAAATTACCAGGATTTCCTCTCTGATTCTGAGAGCTGCCCAGGATCAACTGCCGGTAGAGCACCCGGATTATCCCGGTGTTGGAATTACCATTTCGCAGCTTTCCGGCCCAACTGATAATCCAGAGGCCGATTGGAAAAATGCCGTTACTGTTGCCAGCGGAGCGGTAGATTTCAATAATCCTGCCACCTGGACTGGCGCGCTCGACCGTTGCCCCTGCGGAACCGGTACTTGTGCGAAAATGGCCACACTGTATGCCAAGGGCAAGTTAAAGTTGAATGAGCCGTTCCGTCATGAAGGGCTGATGGGAACTGTGTATACAGGTCATTTGGTTGAGGAAGTTCAGATTGGAAAATATAAGGGTGTTATTCCTACTATTGGTGGACAGTCCTGGATTTACGGTTATAGCACGTATGTGCTTGATCCTTCCGATCCATTCGTTAACGGCTATACGATTGGCGATATCTGGGCATAATCTCTAGTTTGCTTGTTCTGGATTATGACGAGATAGCTAATGCAGCGAGCTGCAACCAGTAAGAGTATGGAAACTGGCACAGCATTATTCAAGCCTGGAGAAAAAGAAGGGGGAGCTAGTTGTTTGGCGCCCCCTTTATAATAAAAAGACTGAAAATTTGTAAATGTTTTACATCTTATGCCTGAACAAAACTAAGAAACGAAATACTTTATTATTGAAGCTACTATCGAAATAACCCTATGGAACGGTTGGACTAAAGGCTGCTGTGGCCAGTATCTGCGACTGTAGCTTTTGTGCAAAGTTAAGACAGAAAATGCACGATGTTAGAAACGTGATTATAGAGAAGAGGGATGCGGAGTGAAACAAAAAGAACTTGATCAGCAAATGAACCTATGGGCATTTGGACCCGCAATTACAGTATTGGCAATTTTCATCGGCAGCGGGGTTTTCTTTCAGAAAGAGCTTGGGGCTTTCTTAAACAGCCTGTTGTATGGCATGGCTGACTATTTCGGCTGGTATATCAACCTGTTATCGCTTAGCTGTATATTTATTGTGCTGGCATTTGTTATTTACAAATATGGAGATGTAAAAATTGGCGGCGAGGACGCAAAACCTGATTTCAAAACCTTTAACTGGCTGGCAATGACAATTTCCGGCTCCATCGGAACCGGCATATTGTTCTGGGCCATGGGCGAACCCATTTTCCATTATGCCATGCCGCCTACCGGCGCAGGCGTGGAACCCTTTTCCAGAAAAGCCGCTATCTTTGCAGTTTCACAGGCTATGTGGAACTGGTCGTTTATCCAATATTCCGTGTATGCCATGTGCGCGGTTGCCTTTGCCCTCGTGACCTATAACCGTAAACAGTGCCTTTCCTTCGGTTCGCTGATTGAGTGCGTGTTCCGCAGACCCATTCCCTGGCTGACAACCGCTGTCCACGGACTTGTTATCTGTTGTTTGTGCGGTGCTGTTGCAAACTCAATGGGCGTCGGCCTGCTGCAGGTTGGTGCTGGCATTGAAAAGCTGTTTGGTATACCACAGTCGAAAATGATTTGGTTGATTATTGCAGTTGGTATTGGGGTTGTTTTCACCATTTCCTGTGTAGCCGGTATTGGAAACGGCCTCAAAAGGCTATCTACGATCAAAATCTGTATTTTCAGCAGCGTACTGGTATTTGTGGTCGTCTTTGGCGATACCATATTTATGAGCAAACTCAGCACAGAAGCGGTTGGCAATATGATTGACACATGGGGGACTAAAACCACCACACTCAACGCAATGGTTCCGGAAGATAAATGGTCGGCGGATTGGATCATCCAGTACTGGGCTTCTTTCTTCGTGTACGCACCGGTTATTGGGATGTTTCTCAGTCGTCTGGCTAAAGGCCGTACGGTTCGCCAATTCGTATTGGTCAGTGTGGTAGTACCGTCGATATTTTGTATGATGTGGATCGGTATCTTTGGCAGCATGACCCTCAGTCTACAAACCAAGGGAGTTTTAAACATCTGGGAGGCTGTTAACACCTATGGAATGCAGACTGCTATTTTCCAAATATTGTCTACTATGCCATTGGGATCACTGCTAATAGCTGCGTTCATAGTCTCGACCTGCATCTCTTTTTGTTGCCTTGCAGACCCTATGGCGGCGGTTTTATCCACGCTCAGTGTGCGCAGGCTTCAGATTGACGATGAAGCGCCTAAAAAGATCAAAATCCTAATGGGGATCATTATTACTACCGTTTCCTATCTGCTGGTAGCGTCCGGTGGCGTAAATTCTATAAAAGGCGTGTTTGTTTTGATTGGACTTCCCATTTCATTCTTAATGATTCTCTGCTTTTTCGCAGCCTTCAAACTGTGCAGCGAGTGCCTGACAATGGAAAACCATGGTGTTGTAGATGATAGCGATGCAGATTGTGATTGTGCGCCGCCAACCGCCACGGTTTGCACTCCGGAATGCTATCAGGCCACTCGCGATTAAAGATATCCATCCGAAAGGAATCACAGAAAGAATTTTCAACGCAGCGGAAACCCATTCCGGTGAACCTATGCGGGTAATCACCGGCGGCGTACCCAAGATTCCAGGCAATACTGTATATGAACAAATGAAGTGGCTTGAGAAAAACGGTTATAGCACGTGTATGTTCTTGATCCTAGCAACCTGTTTATTAATGGTTATACCATTGGCGATATTTGGGCTTAGTCCCAATAGGAATAAAACACGAACTATCATCTGAGGAAAAGGTGAGCAAAACTCAAAGCATGCTGGCAATGGTTTTGCTCACCTTTACACTTGTATTTGACAGTTTTGAAATTCTGAACAAGGCGGGGTTTCAATGACACAGAAAAAAATTCAAGGAATTCGTCTTAAGTTAATTGCCAACTCGCTATTGTTAATACTTATTGCGGTATTGCCGTTAGGCGTAATACTAAATGCAACAGTCCAAAAAGCTCTTCTCAAGGATTATTTCAGTACTTCAGAACAACAGATCGAGACAGCTAACGAAGCAATCAATTTGTATCAGGAAGCAATTGACAAAGACATAAAAATGCTTGCTACTAATTCCCTCATTCTAAAAGCAGATAATACCTTAACCCAATACATGGATAACACAGATACAAAGAAAGTCATGACACCTTCAAGAAATGGTGGCATAGAGCAGGAAATTTTCCTGTTCTTTGAAAAATTATGGAAAGACTCATCCGGGAACTCTTTATATAGCTATAGGCACTGAATTAGGAGGCTATGTTCTATGGCCGGAAAGCAGCAACTCTGCAAACTTCGATCCTCGTAAAAGGCCTTGGTATAAAGCTGCCCTCAATGGCGGAGATGAAATTTCCCGGACAGAGCCCTATGTTGATTCGGTAAGCGGCAATCTAATTGTCAGTAACTCCACGCCAATAAAAAACTCTGAGGGGAATCGGCGTTATAGAAGTTGACGTTTCCTCAGATAGAATCACAGAATTTTTAAACGGCATAAAAATCGGCGAAACCGGCTATTGCATCCTGATACATAAATCCGGCGTGGTCTTGGCAGATCCCCGCAACCCCCAACACAATAACAAATATTTAAAGGATATCGGAATTGAGGGAATTGAAAAAATACTGGCGGCACCGCAGGTTCAGACTGAATTGACAATCAAAGATACTAATTATTCTGTTGTTTCAAAGCAAACGCCAAATTCAGACTGGGTTATCGCTACGTTTCTTCCAACGCAGGAGCTTTATAAAATCGCTACAGAAATCAGAAACAATATTATTCTGTTAAGTATTGTCACATTGATTGTTGGTTTGATCATTACTATGATGACTTCCAGTAAAATTGCCCGGCCAATAACAGCATTGTCCAATGTGGCAAGAGGAATTGCTGGTGGCGATTTGAATATAATTGTTCCACGTAACGGGATAAAAAACGAAATAGGTATTCTTGAAAACAGCATTGGAAGTATGGTGGCGAATTTACAAAGCATGATTG encodes the following:
- a CDS encoding BCCT family transporter: MEKESKKKDSWKTQMNWASFGMSSGFLFSFIIACLINRDVTYSIVKVCFDFVAGYFGGLLQVMLVVFWIIVMMIALSKCGKIRIGGKNAKKAVSTFSWYSIIIMTMTAAGGMFWAGAEPFVHFMSLPAHFPGIQSGTSEAVNYAMAQSFLHWGVLVWGASAFCIPLLVYAKEIKNLPMRPSSMLYPVLGEKGVRGVPGKVLDGLALIGVAAGTVGPTGFIGLQLSFVLHDLWGVPDTVATQMIVIAVAMVLFIFSACTGLHKGMDYLAKATVYLTVVLGAAMMIFGRGLFSVDSFITGYGIYITDFFKMAFSRADISWVSIWTVFYEAWFLSFGPSMAVLVITLSKGRTLREVLIGIAVMCPLFTNFWFAILGSPTIAVEIQNPGVISAAFNNFGVPSVLFTMLHHIPLSSIWIPIAIALVALHLVDTGAGVAYSMSTQVTNMDVPYVWVRAMFCVLLAAVAALLVWIGDDNAMNTLQSFMVIGGLPMLIFYIILIPGVYKAAKGLYRSKKHRLDPDDDFIEEEPVETVLAAAAEASPADNQTL
- a CDS encoding PDC sensor domain-containing protein, which encodes MKNYGKTHPGTLYIAIGTELGGYVLWPESSNSANFDPRKRPWYKAALNGGDEISRTEPYVDSVSGNLIVSNSTPIKNSEGNRRYRS
- a CDS encoding RidA family protein, which gives rise to MSIEFISSPELPKAVGPYSYGTKYGNIILTSGQIAMDPKTGEMVTEIKAATKMVLGNLLSVVVAGGGRLDTIARVDVYLKDLKDFNAFNDAYAEFFGSHKPARVTVQAGDLAEGATVEAAVTAFAIM
- a CDS encoding proline racemase family protein, translated to MSFKRIFHAVETHSGEPMRVVTGGVPNIPGNTVYEQMKWLEKNDDQVRMLMLREPRGYPPLCCNLIVPPKHPDAAAGYIIMEQVEYPVMSGGNTISVATVLLETGMIPMQEPVTEFQLEAPAGLIGIKAECHNGKVTQVTFKNVPAFAPYIDTVIDVPELGKVTVDVGWGGMFYVIADIRQFDWVKLVPEQGREITRISSLILRAAQDQLPVEHPDYPGVGITISQLSGPTDNPEADWKNAVTVASGAVDFNNPATWTGALDRCPCGTGTCAKMATLYAKGKLKLNEPFRHEGLMGTVYTGHLVEEVQIGKYKGVIPTIGGQSWIYGYSTYVLDPSDPFVNGYTIGDIWA
- a CDS encoding acetate--CoA ligase family protein → MSLDKVLVKISETADKYKGKIKELDLNPVLVTENGVSIADALLVKYV
- a CDS encoding metal-dependent hydrolase family protein, whose product is MKKVAFKGGLLIDGTGAPAIANSLVLVEEKRITYAGADKAISSDYEIVDIAGKTIMPGLIDAHLHFSGNLTDNDSEWVTEDNLQKAVVAVQQSRECLETGLTTVGEISRFGIHIRNMVEAGVMKGPRVVASGLGFCATCSHGDSHKVSIEQNKAAHPWGECVDSPWDLRKAVRRRLRENPDAIKIWATGGGIWRWETAMDQHYTMEEVQAVVDECNMRHIPVWSHCFGSALNSAKAGVSLIIHGQSLDDETLDIMAEKNIGFCPTISFMPAWFKTFPPVYDPALHDKYSGETVTEKELNRIYENLRKANEKGILLTIGSDSFNSQMTPYGDTAVGELYAFVEKAGISEMDAITAATINGAKVLLVDHITGSLEAGKSADLLVINGNPLENIRAIAVNNMEIIMKEGDFIKRNA
- a CDS encoding BCCT family transporter translates to MKQKELDQQMNLWAFGPAITVLAIFIGSGVFFQKELGAFLNSLLYGMADYFGWYINLLSLSCIFIVLAFVIYKYGDVKIGGEDAKPDFKTFNWLAMTISGSIGTGILFWAMGEPIFHYAMPPTGAGVEPFSRKAAIFAVSQAMWNWSFIQYSVYAMCAVAFALVTYNRKQCLSFGSLIECVFRRPIPWLTTAVHGLVICCLCGAVANSMGVGLLQVGAGIEKLFGIPQSKMIWLIIAVGIGVVFTISCVAGIGNGLKRLSTIKICIFSSVLVFVVVFGDTIFMSKLSTEAVGNMIDTWGTKTTTLNAMVPEDKWSADWIIQYWASFFVYAPVIGMFLSRLAKGRTVRQFVLVSVVVPSIFCMMWIGIFGSMTLSLQTKGVLNIWEAVNTYGMQTAIFQILSTMPLGSLLIAAFIVSTCISFCCLADPMAAVLSTLSVRRLQIDDEAPKKIKILMGIIITTVSYLLVASGGVNSIKGVFVLIGLPISFLMILCFFAAFKLCSECLTMENHGVVDDSDADCDCAPPTATVCTPECYQATRD
- a CDS encoding RidA family protein, with protein sequence MLKSAGSPQAIGPYSHGTKYGDSIITSGQIPLDPKTNEMITEIKQATQIVLSNLLSTVKAGGGRLNAVAKVDVFVKSLDDFAVINEAYSAFFRGHKPARVLVEAGNIPADALLEAAMITFAANGNRQSLQAKKKNRTVTARMWFRRQYLILMYGEEET